One window from the genome of Oryza glaberrima chromosome 3, OglaRS2, whole genome shotgun sequence encodes:
- the LOC127767694 gene encoding LOW QUALITY PROTEIN: probable ADP-ribosylation factor GTPase-activating protein AGD14 (The sequence of the model RefSeq protein was modified relative to this genomic sequence to represent the inferred CDS: inserted 1 base in 1 codon): protein MAAAASRKEEERNERVVRGLLKLPPNRRCINCNGLGPQYVCTSFWTFVCISCSGIHREFTHRVKSVSMSTFTTQEVEALQNGGNQRARESFLKEFDAQKMRLPDSSNVDSLREFIKAVYVERRYAGGRFSERPPRDKQNQKNNEQEHRRASSYHSFSQSPPYDYQYEERRNGKQSVMLTRKPGSDRGHDGKMSGFAYSPQSLHERMSEDRFANENSGPRISDCSGSSISNTFRTTPHSPNFLDKGCSSPSMQQNQSNIQASSGITQSEVRTISTGNIDSSSTKSGKSSLADMFFESDIAHRTQQTKDCITPSFTAFSDVANIAQKDLLNEPVAQQQPVTGLDQPVDFFASMPPATPSTDRMLTAAPSMDNAGWATFDTPPEEKQPGVIGLSGISVMDKHALSGDLFSFEPNNDQPTWLQSSKTSKNNASVTDQSDVRCKYTSSDASNSQAWSAFEAKSVSTQQASPDLSLMSSIEPKEPIDENKLQLWHSFDDASETMTLNLYNAQLQTNEHKNADNNSLTTSNPFTCSITSKESRGNDSQEIFMGGLAPSEPFAPFPEPSLFATTSVGEASVQQMPLNPFDLPFDADSDSPDMFMDVTALQAVLPNADLSTSFVDGLPETWFSNNASXYVPPGSHGGPPCLVEQIPNSALRNITLSAVSTGNPFA from the exons atggcggcggcggcgtccaggaaggaggaggagaggaacgaGCGGGTCGTGAGGGGGCTCCTCAAGCTGCCGCCCAACCGCAGATGCATCAACTGCAACGGCCTC GGGCCGCAGTACGTGTGCACGAGCTTCTGGACATTCGTCTGCATCTCCTGCAGCGGCATCCA CCGTGAGTTCACGCACCGTGTGAAGTCAGTATCTATGTCGACGTTCACCACGCAAGAGGTCGAGGCCCTCCAGAACGGTGGGAATCAA AGAGCCAGAGAATCGTTCTTAAAGGAATTTGATGCTCAGAAAATGAGGCTACCTGATAGCAG CAATGTCGACAGTCTTAGGGAATTCATAAAAGCTGTTTATGTGGAGAGAAGGTATGCTGGTGGAAGGTTTTCTGAAAGGCCTCCAAGAGATAAACAG AATCAAAAGAACAATGAACAAGAGCATAGAAGGGCTAGTTCGTACCATTCATTTTCTCAGAGCCCACCTTATGATTACCAATACGAAGAAAGACGCAATGGCAAGCAATCCGTGATGCTAACTAGGAAACCTGGTTCAGATAGGGGGCATGATGGGAAGATGTCTGGATTTGCTTACAGTCCACAGAGCCTGCATGAGAGGATGTCAGAAGACCGATTTGCCAATGAGAATTCTGGACCAAGAATTTCTGACTGCTCAGGGTCAAGCATCAGTAATACATTTAGAACGACACCACACTCACCGAATTTCCTTGATAAAGGGTGTTCCAGCCCCTCTATGCAACAAAATCAATCAAACATACAGGCTTCTAGTGGAATCACTCAATCTGAGGTG AGAACTATATCAACAGGAAACATAGATTCGTCATCTACAAAATCAGGCAAATCAAGCTTAGCTGATATGTTTTTTGAATCTGATATTGCTCATAGAACTCAGCAAACGAAGGATTGCATTACTCCAAGTTTCACAGCTTTCTCTGATGTTGCCAACATTGCACAGAAAGATCTCCTTAATGAGCCTGTTGCGCAGCAACAACCTGTAACTGGTTTGGATCAACCAGTAGATTTTTTTGCTAGCATGCCTCCAGCAACTCCATCCACTGATAGAATGCTCACAGCAGCTCCATCAATGGACAATGCTGGGTGGGCTACATTTGACACACCACCAGAAGAAAAGCAACCTGGAGTGATTGGGCTTTCTGGCATTTCCGTAATGGATAAACATGCTTTGAGTGGTGATTTGTTTTCGTTTGAACCAAATAATGATCAACCAACGTGGCTCCAGAGCTCAAAGACCTCAAAAAATAATGCTTCTGTGACTGATCAGTCTGATGTACGTTGTAAATATACATCCTCTGATGCAAGTAATTCTCAG GCTTGGAGTGCTTTTGAGGCCAAAAGTGTTAGCACCCAACAAGCCTCGCCAGATCTTTCACTAATGAGTTCTATAGAACCTAAAGAACCAATTGATGAAAATAAATTGCAG CTCTGGCATTCATTCGATGATGCAAGTGAGACTATGACTCTCAATCTGTACAATGCTCAGCTGCAAACTAATGAGCACAAGAATGCTGATAACAATTCCCTAACAACAAGCAATCCATTTACTTGCTCCATAACGTCAAAG GAATCTCGTGGTAATGATTCCCAAGAAATTTTCATGGGTGGATTAGCTCCTAGCGAACCCTTTGCTCCATTCCCTGAGCCATCACTGTTTGCTACTACTTCCGTG GGAGAAGCCTCTGTACAGCAGATGCCGTTGAATCCATTTGATCTTCCATTTGATGCTGACTCGGATTCTCCAGATATG TTTATGGATGTGACAGCGTTGCAAGCGGTTTTGCCTAATGCTGACCTATCAACTTCTTTCGTTGATGGTTTGCCGGAAACATGGTTCTCCAACAATGCGT GCTATGTTCCACCGGGGTCACATG GTGGACCTCCATGCCTTGTCGAGCAAATCCCCAACTCTGCACTCAG GAACATAACATTGAGCGCTGTATCAACTGGAAATCCTTTTGCATAG
- the LOC127765336 gene encoding histone transcription regulator 3 homolog, with translation MPHGRLAIANEAISNKDKDAIKSRKRAVTPPPSRVSAREIYQQKKIKCLERDNASYRGLECVVRALAAKGGLDYETLVRQYAPELASSTKDVGSAPDHHEAEYQHDQSDVDQEGGNDIGEDEGNDFDLEEGNEILDYEDNDFDLGEGNEIPEGEGNGDDTDGDYGMSESDHEDIDLWII, from the exons ATGCCACATGGTAGGCTAGCCATTGCTAATGAGGCAATTAGCAATAAAGATAAGGATGCAATTAAGTCAAGGAAGAGGGCTGTGACACCGCCACCATCACGTGTCTCTGCAAGAGAAATTTATCAACAAAAGAAGATTAAATGTTTGGAAAGAGATAATGCTTCTTACCGTGGCTTGGAGTGTGTTGTGCGG GCATTGGCTGCTAAAGGTGGACTTGACTATGAAACCCTTGTGAGACAATATGCTCCTGAGTTG GCTTCCTCAACTAAAGATGTTGGGTCTGCTCCAGATCATCATGAGGCTGAATATCAACATGACCAG AGTGATGTTGATCAAGAGGGAGGAAATGATATTGGTGAAGATGAGGGCAATGATTTTGATCTTGAGGAAGGAAATGAGATTCTTGATTATGAGGACAATGATTTTGATCTTGGGGAAGGAAATGAGATTCCTGAAGGAGAGGGCAATGGTGATGACACTGATGGGGATTATGGAATGTCTGAAAGCGACCATGAAGATATTGATTTATGGATTATCTAA
- the LOC127768100 gene encoding magnesium-chelatase subunit ChlH, chloroplastic, whose product MSSLVSTPFTTATGVQKKLGAPVPLHSFLLSRRQPAAGAGRGRAAAAIRCAVAGNGLFTQTKPEVRRVVPPEGDASRRGVPRVKVVYVVLEAQYQSSVTAAVRELNADPRRAAGFEVVGYLVEELRDEETYKTFCADLADANVFIGSLIFVEELALKVKDAVEKERDRMDAVLVFPSMPEVMRLNKLGSFSMSQLGQSKSPFFQLFKRKKNSGGFADSMLKLVRTLPKVLKYLPSDKAQDARLYILSLQFWLGGSPDNLQNFLKMIAVSYVPALKGADIKYDDPVLFLDAGIWHPLAPTMYDDVKEYLNWYGTRRDTNDKLKDPNAPVIGLVLQRSHIVTGDDGHYVAVIMELEAKGAKVIPIFAGGLDFSGPTQRYLVDPITGKPFVNAVVSLTGFALVGGPARQDHPKAIAALQKLDVPYIVALPLVFQTTEEWLNSTLGLHPIQVALQVALPELDGGMEPIVFAGRDPRTGKSHALHKRVEQLCTRAIRWAELKRKTKEEKKLAITVFSFPPDKGNVGTAAYLNVFNSIYSVLQDLKKDGYNVEGLPDTAEALIEEVIHDKEAQFNSPNLNVAYRMNVREYQSLTSYASLLEENWGKPPGNLNSDGENLLVYGKQYGNVFIGVQPTFGYEGDPMRLLFSKSASPHHGFAAYYTFVEKIFQADAVLHFGTHGSLEFMPGKQVGMSDACYPDSLIGNIPNIYYYAANNPSEATVAKRRSYANTISYLTPPAENAGLYKGLKQLSELISSYQSLKDTGRGPQIVSSIISTAKQCNLDKDVPLPEEGVELPPNERDLIVGKVYAKIMEIESRLLPCGLHVIGEPPSAIEAVATLVNIASLDRPEDEIYSLPNILAQTVGRNIEDVYRGSDKGILADVELLRQITEASRGAITAFVERTTNNKGQVVDVTNKLSTMLGFGLSEPWVQHLSKTKFIRADREKLRTLFTFLGECLKLIVADNELGSLKLALEGSYVEPGPGGDPIRNPKVLPTGKNIHALDPQAIPTTAALKSAKIVVDRLLERQKVDNGGKYPETIALVLWGTDNIKTYGESLAQVLWMIGVRPVADTFGRVNRVEPVSLEELGRPRIDVVVNCSGVFRDLFINQMNLLDRAVKMVAELDEPEEMNYVRKHAQEQARELGVSLREAATRVFSNASGSYSSNVNLAVENASWTDEKQLQDMYLSRKSFAFDCDAPGAGMREQRKTFELALATADATFQNLDSSEISLTDVSHYFDSDPTKLVQGLRKDGRAPSSYIADTTTANAQVRTLSETVRLDARTKLLNPKWYEGMMKSGYEGVREIEKRLTNTVGWSATSGQVDNWVYEEANATFIEDEAMRKRLMDTNPNSFRKLVQTFLEASGRGYWETSEENLEKLRELYSEVEDKIEGIDR is encoded by the exons ATGTCGTCTTTAGTGTCGACGCCGTTCACGACGGCAACCGGGGTGCAGAAGAAGCTGGGGGCGCCCGTGCCGCTCCACTCGTTCTTGCTGAGCCGGCGGCAGCCAGCGGCGGGCGCGGGGAggggacgcgcggcggcggcgatacgGTGCGCGGTGGCCGGGAACGGGCTGTTCACGCAGACCAAGCCGGAGGTGCGGCGCGTGGTGCCGCCCGAGGGCGACGCGTCGCGGCGCGGGGTGCCGCGGGTGAAGGTGGTGTACGTCGTGCTGGAGGCGCAGTACCAGTcgtcggtgacggcggcggtgcgggagcTCAACGCCGacccgcgccgcgcggcggggtTCGAGGTGGTGGGCTACCTCGTGGAGGAGCTCCGGGACGAGGAGACGTACAAGACCTTCtgcgccgacctcgccgacgccaATGTGTTCATCGGCTCGCTCATCTTCGTGGAGGAGCTCGCGCTCAAGGTGAAGGATGCCGTCGAGAAGGAGCGCGACCGGATGGACGCCGTGCTCGTCTTCCCGTCGATGCCGGAGGTCATGCGCCTCAACAAGCTCGGCTCCTTCAGCATGTCCCAGCTCGGCCAGTCCAAGAGCCCATTCTTCCAGCTCTTCAAGCGCAAGAAGAACTCCGGTGGCTTCGCCGATAGCATGCTCAAGCTGGTGCGCACGCTGCCCAAGGTGCTCAAGTACTTGCCCTCCGACAAGGCGCAGGACGCCCGGCTGTACATCCTCAGCCTCCAGTTCTGGCTCGGAGGCTCGCCGGACAACCTCCAGAATTTCCTCAAGATGATCGCCGTCTCCTACGTGCCGGCGCTCAAGGGCGCCGACATCAAGTACGACGACCCCGTTCTCTTCCTCGACGCCGGCATCTGGCACCCGCTGGCGCCCACCATGTACGACGACGTCAAGGAGTACCTCAACTGGTACGGCACCCGCCGCGACACCAACGACAAGCTCAAGGACCCCAATGCGCCGGTGATCGGCCTCGTTTTGCAGAGGAGCCACATTGTCACCGGAGACGACGGTCACTACGTCGCCGTGATCATGGAGCTGGAGGCCAAGGGTGCCAAGGTCATACCGATCTTCGCCGGCGGGCTGGACTTCTCGGGACCCACGCAGCGGTACCTCGTCGACCCGATCACCGGAAAGCCGTTCGTGAACGCGGTGGTGTCGCTCACCGGGTTCGCGCTCGTCGGAGGGCCGGCGAGGCAGGACCATCCCAAGGCGATCGCCGCGCTGCAGAAGCTCGACGTGCCGTACATCGTGGCACTGCCGCTCGTGTTCCAGACGACAGAGGAGTGGCTGAACAGCACATTGGGCCTGCACCCGATTCAGGTGGCGCTGCAGGTTGCGCTCCCGGAGCTTGACGGTGGCATGGAGCCCATTGTGTTCGCCGGCCGTGACCCCAGAACAG GGAAGTCACATGCGTTGCACAAGAGGGTGGAGCAGCTCTGCACTAGAGCAATCAGATGGGCAGAGCTGAAGAGGAAAACTAAG GAGGAGAAGAAACTGGCAATCACTGTTTTCAGCTTCCCACCAGACAAAGGCAATGTTGGCACAGCAGCATACCTGAATGTTTTCAACTCCATCTACTCCGTCCTCCAAGATCTGAAGAAGGATGGCTACAATGTTGAGGGTCTTCCAGACACAGCTGAGGCCCTCATCGAGGAGGTTATTCATGATAAGGAGGCCCAATTCAACAGCCCCAACCTCAATGTTGCTTACCGCATGAACGTGCGGGAGTACCAGTCACTCACTTCCTATGCCTCCTTGCTGGAGGAGAACTGGGGCAAGCCACCTGGGAACCTTAATTCTGATGGTGAAAACCTCCTTGTCTATGGGAAACAGTACGGCAATGTATTCATTGGAGTTCAGCCCACTTTTGGCTATGAAGGAGATCCGATGCGGCTTCTGTTCTCAAAATCTGCTAGCCCTCACCATGGCTTTGCAGCATACTACACCTTTGTTGAGAAGATCTTCCAGGCTGATGCTGTTCTTCACTTTGGTACCCATGGGTCTCTTGAGTTCATGCCAGGGAAGCAGGTTGGGATGAGTGATGCATGCTATCCTGACAGTCTCATTGGCAACATCCCCAATATCTACTACTATGCAGCAAACAATCCATCAGAAGCAACTGTTGCCAAGCGCAGAAGCTATGCAAACACCATAAGCTACCTGACACCACCAGCTGAAAATGCTGGTCTCTACAAGGGGCTCAAGCAGCTTTCAGAGCTCATCTCTTCTTACCAATCTCTCAAGGACACAGGACGTGGTCCGCAGATTGTGAGCTCAATCATTAGCACTGCAAAACAGTGTAATCTTGACAAGGATGTTCCCTTGCCTGAGGAAGGTGTGGAGCTTCCACCAAATGAGCGTGACCTTATTGTTGGAAAGGTGTATGCCAAGATCATGGAAATAGAATCACGCCTCCTACCATGCGGTCTGCATGTGATAGGTGAGCCACCAAGTGCCATCGAGGCTGTGGCCACCTTGGTGAACATAGCTTCCCTTGATCGCCCAGAGGATGAAATATACTCACTGCCTAACATACTTGCTCAGACAGTGGGCAGGAACATTGAAGATGTGTACAGAGGAAGTGACAAGGGAATACTGGCGGATGTTGAACTGTTGAGGCAGATAACAGAAGCTTCACGTGGTGCCATCACTGCCTTTGTTGAGAGGACTACAAACAACAAAGGGCAAGTTGTTGATGTTACAAACAAACTTAGTACCATGCTTGGTTTTGGTTTATCAGAACCATGGGTACAACACTTGTCCAAGACCAAGTTCATCAGAGCAGACAGAGAGAAATTGAGAACCTTGTTTACTTTCTTGGGAGAATGCTTGAAGCTAATTGTGGCAGATAATGAGCTGGGAAGCTTGAAACTTGCCCTCGAGGGAAGCTATGTTGAACCTGGCCCTGGTGGTGATCCAATCCGTAACCCGAAGGTTCTCCCGACAGGGAAGAATATCCATGCTCTTGACCCTCAGGCAATCCCAACTACAGCTGCCTTGAAGAGCGCCAAAATTGTTGTAGACCGTCTGCTGGAGCGGCAAAAGGTTGACAATGGTGGCAAGTATCCTGAGACAATTGCACTTGTCTTGTGGGGCACCGATAACATCAAGACCTATGGTGAGTCATTGGCCCAGGTGCTGTGGATGATTGGTGTGCGCCCGGTTGCTGACACCTTTGGCCGTGTCAACCGTGTGGAACCTGTCAGCCTTGAGGAGCTTGGACGTCCCAGGATTGACGTTGTTGTCAACTGCTCGGGTGTCTTCAGAGATCTTTTCATCAACCAG ATGAATCTACTGGACCGGGCAGTGAAGATGGTTGCCGAACTGGATGAGCCAGAAGAGATGAACTACGTGCGTAAGCATGCACAAGAGCAGGCACGGGAACTTGGCGTTTCATTAAGAGAGGCGGCAACAAGGGTGTTCTCAAATGCATCAGGCTCTTACTCATCGAATGTGAACTTGGCAGTGGAGAATGCATCATGGACTGATGAGAAGCAGCTCCAGGACATGTACCTGAGTCGCAAGTCTTTTGCATTTGATTGTGATGCTCCAGGGGCAGGCATGCGAGAGCAACGCAAGACATTTGAGCTTGCTCTAGCAACAGCAGATGCCACATTCCAGAACCTAGACTCATCAGAGATTTCACTAACAGATGTGAGCCACTACTTTGACTCAGACCCGACAAAGCTGGTGCAAGGACTGCGGAAGGATGGGCGGGCACCTTCCTCATACATAGCAGATACAACCACAGCAAATGCACAGGTGAGGACATTGTCAGAGACAGTGCGCCTTGATGCAAGGACAAAGCTACTGAACCCTAAGTGGTACGAGGGGATGATGAAAAGTGGCTACGAGGGAGTTAGAGAGATTGAGAAGCGGCTGACAAATACTGTTGGATGGAGTGCAACATCTGGACAGGTTGACAACTGGGTTTATGAGGAGGCAAATGCCACATTTATTGAAGATGAGGCTATGAGGAAGAGGCTCATGGACACCAACCCCAATTCATTCAGGAAGCTAGTTCAGACCTTCCTAGAAGCCAGTGGCAGAGGCTACTGGGAGACATCAGAGGAAAACTTGGAAAAGCTCAGGGAGCTCTACTCTGAGGTTGAAGACAAGATTGAAGGAATTGACCGGTAA
- the LOC127767937 gene encoding late embryogenesis abundant protein 17: MASRQDRREARAEADARRAAEEIARARDERVMQAEVDARSAADEIARARADRGAATMGADTAHHAAGGGGILESVQEGAKSFVSAVGRTFGGARDTAAEKTSQTADATRDKLGEYKDYTADKARETNDSVARKTNETADSTRDKLGEYKDYTADKTRETKDAVAQKASDASEATKNKLGEYKDALARKTRDAKDTTAQKATEFKDGVKATAQETRDATADTARKAKDATKDTTQTAADKARETAATHDDATDKGQGQGLLGALGNVTGAIKEKLTVSPAATQEHLGGGEERAVKERAAEKAASVYFEEKDRLTRERAAERVDKCVEKCVEGCPDATCAHRHGKM; encoded by the exons ATGGCGTCGAGGCAGGAcaggagggaggcgcgggccgaggccgacgcgcggcgcgcggcggaggagatcGCGCGGGCGCGGGACGAGCGCGTCATGCAGGCGGAGGTGGACGCCCGGTCGGCCGCGGACGAGatcgcccgcgcccgcgccgaccGCGGCGCCGCCACGATGGGCGCCGACACcgcccaccacgccgccggcggcggcggcatcctggAGAGCGTGCAGGAGGGCGCCAAGTCGTTCGTGAGCGCCGTCGGGCGCACGTTCGGCGGCGCGAGGGACACCGCCGCGGAGAAGACCTCCCAGACGGCGGACGCCACCCGGGACAAGCTCGGCGAGTACAAGGACTACACCGCGGACAAGGCCCGCGAGACCAACGACAGCGTCGCGCGGAAGACGAACGAGACGGCGGACTCCACCCGTGACAAGCTCGGCGAGTACAAGGACTACACCGCCGACAAGACCCGGGAGACCAAGGACGCCGTGGCGCAGAAGGCGAGCGACGCCTCCGAGGCGACCAAGAACAAGCTGGGCGAGTACAAGGACGCGCTGGCCAGGAAGACGCGCGACGCCAAGGACACCACCGCGCAGAAGGCGACGGAGTTCAAGGACGGCGtgaaggcgacggcgcaggaGACGAGGGACGCCACCGCCGACACGGCGAGGAAGGCCAAGGACGCCACCAAGGACACCACCCAGACCGCCGCCGACAAGGCCAGGGAGACGGCCGCCACCCACGACGACGCCACCGACAA GGGGCAAGGGCAGGGCCTGCTCGGGGCGCTGGGGAACGTGACGGGGGCGATCAAGGAGAAGCTGACGGTGAGCCCGGCGGCGACGCAGGAGCatctgggcggcggcgaggagcgcgcggtgaaggagcgcgcggcggagaaggcggcgtcGGTGTACTTCGAGGAGAAGGACCGGCTGACGagggagcgcgcggcggagcgggTGGACAAGTGCGTGGAGAAGTGCGTCGAGGGGTGCCCCGACGCCACCTGCGCCCACCGCCACGGCAAGATGTGA